GTTGCAGGAAATGATACCAGCTAGCCACACCAAAGCTGATGAATTTCTGATGAAGGCACTGCAACAACATTCTGTTGATGCATGCCACATTGAAGAACCCCATGAAGTTGAAGAGGCGAAGGAAATGGTTGCTAATTGTTCATCTTacaataaagaagaaagaaccTCTCTTACTTCCGCAAGTGCCAGGGGACCAGAGCTAGCTCATGATAACAATGATGAAGACAACGATGAACCTGGTTCTATTAAACGCCAAAGAGTTGAGAATGAAGCTGAAAGATCCAGTGCATTTGAAGTGACAGAGAGTTCCATATTAAACTTGCTTCAAGAGTTTGACAATGGGGTGAGTGAAAAGAACACCCTCATTGTGGATAAGATGAAGCTAGTGTGCACCTTCTTCTCATTTGCTTATGGTAACATCTAAATGTGGATAATATTATTTGCAGGTTTCACCGTCTGATATTTTGGAATACTTCAATGGATCTGAAGCGGGAGCTGTTATCAATCTGCTGAGTAGCCTGGAAGGTGAATTCATCATATTTAAGAAGAATGATCTTTATAGGCTATTGTAATGCTGTAGCTGCATTGGATTGCTGAATATAGATTGCCTAGGTAAATGCAACTAACTTGTGATATTCAACAATGGCCTTTTTGTTCATAAATGGAATTCATTTCAAATTGCTGTTGTTGgcaaacaaagaaaagagaagtATTAGTGTAAGAATTCCGGTGGCTTGGTTCATCCATTTTGGCttgttctttttataaaatgtgCAATCAGCAATGGTATatgaattcttttatttttattttcataaaatagaGTCCTTTTCAGGATTATATCGATTTCCTTTTTATTAGGTTTTCCTTCTGTTTTATACTCTAAAGATTTATTTTAGGTcctaaattatttgtatatatttcacCTTGTATAATGGAAGAAGTGTGGAAGAAACCACTGTTCCATAAACAAATCTGGCACATCTAATAGAAAGGATTTATCTGTGATCACAGTTATGCATCAAAGAGTAAGTCAGgttgaattaattataaatcacACAGACAGCAACTTTTTATTGCAAGTTAAGCAGTCATTTCCGGAGCAAAACAAAAGTATTCCACACATGGTAAACCATCTTTCCATGTATTACACTTTTGAAACAGGTAAATTCCAAGTACAAACAGTTTCATAATCTGTGTTGAGAACACAATATATTTGACACAGGCACTGTAACCTACCAAAAAAAACTCACTGGCAGGTTGACAAGTATGTGTAGCTGAGAGATAGGTAACTATTAGCATAAAACTGAATTCATGTGAAAAAATTGATTGGTaattattaagaataaagtaacatttaattaaataatggcacatcatatatgtattcatttgtatatctaaaagtaagtacatataacattacttaaaaacaataaaatcatgcatatccactttaggtacacaaatggTATAcacttaatatatgttattaagtaattggataattttgaattaaaaataaaatagtatataACCACATAATAGCATATTATATGTATACCCAAAAGTGAGTATGTATAgcattgtttaaaaataaaagagtttaaATATTTGCCCTACCTACATGAAAACCTGAGGGAACAGACCTGGATGATGATGCATATTAGGCGGAATAACGAGTGAGAGTTAAGTTAGTCCCTGTGTAAAGCATCCTCAAGGTCCATTTCCAGCCCTGTGCGATTTTTCAGAGAAGTACAGACGTCATGAGGAGTTTTGCACTTCAATTGTAATTCCTTGAATTTGTTAATGTCAAAATTGCGCCTCTTCAATAATCTTCTCTGCCTGGAGAGAAAGAGTCTCTTCATAAGGTCTTGGTAAGTGGGATCTCTTGCAGTGAACAAGAAGTAGGCATAGCCTAAGATTATGCCGGCTGTTGTGGAGAAAAATGCAATGGGTTCCATAACATCCCATGAGAATTCCCAGAACGTTAATCTGAAGAAAAGACCAATCAGTAAAATAGAGAAACCCAGCCCACACCAGAGGATGCGCCGAACTTGCCTATGAGCTAACATGtcaatttcttccttcttcTGCAGCAGCATTTTTAATTCATTCCTCATGGGGTCATCTTCCGGGATTAGAGCAAGGGGGACTGCTCTTCTAACAAGATCTACCACCTGGACATGAACAACAAGATTAGCATAACagataataaaatcaagacaAGGAGAATAATTATCCAGGGTATTATGAAAAGCATAAGAAACTTTTACGAAAGAATTCTTGTGTCTTAATGCCTTCAATTAAGACCTGCTAaaggaaaaataaggaaaatgcTAAAAAACTACAGATCATGCACTTTCTTGATGATAGGTTGTGGTTGAACCAGCCAACCTTGAGGCAAGatgtaaacaaaacaaaatttcatcaatTATTTTCCCATCAGGTAGACAGTGTATTACAGTTGAGCAAAACTTTCTAATCAAAGTCTCTGTTCCAAAACCAGTAAGTCTTGTTATCTTTCAGAAACTATTTTGATTAGGATACAACGGTTTTGGTATTTGAAAAATCTATATtactaatttgaaaaaaacttcTCCTCCATTGTTGCATGTCAGACCCAAACAGAGACAGCCCTCCACTAGGCACCAACATTGCAGAGGCACTATGTCTTGTTGCCTATTGATTTGAGCACAGTACTAAAGGGATGGATGGCAAACAAACATAtttaatttgacaaaatctGAAGATTTTTATCCATATATTGATCATTTGTGTTACAGTCAGTCTGACATGTATGATGCATTTGACAGAATTTATCTAGTATGTAGTCACACAAACACCAAATGCATGCATGAATATTGTAATATTAGTAACACTGAAAATATCATCAGTGTTCTAAGGTGTTCTGTGTTTGACAAGGTTGAAAACAAGCAGAAGTTGCATATTATAGCCAGGTCAATATTTTGTCTAGCCAATCAAAGCataatttgagaaataaaaGTAGCCTGGTAAGGATTTTTTTTAGGTAGACTTAATTTCACAAACTAATATTGCATCACAAAAGGTAGCGATTTATACCATTTCATATCATTCAAAGGACAATTGCtgcttaataaaatataatagacCAAATATTGTTAATTCTGTTCAACAAATCTGAATCCCAAAAGAAAAACCTCAAACAAAATCCATTTGAATAAGTATTCAAAGTGCCTTTCCCAAGTAAAAAAGAATTAGTTTAGCAGAGAGCCGGAGACAATTGATTTTTCTTAGAAACAAGGGGAGGATCAATGGATCGCCCACCCACATGTGATCAAACCAAATTTTACAAATGATCGAGATAAAATCAACATCTCTCACAAAAACTTCAAATACAAGTCATATATTTATCACTTCTAAGTCAAACAAAGAACATTATATTTTGATTCCTCAAACAAGATTGGTATAAAATGTTcccttttcttcatttcatcaTAGAAAAGATTCATTTGCACCCAGAAACCCCAAAAGCAAAAGCATTAGGAATAATATTCAATATCCCAACAATAAAAAGTATCcagattcaaattttaatttcttaaaagaTTAGCATAAATCTTTCCGCAGTTCGTAAAAAGCaaactgaagaaaaaaaattaccttatcGGGATGAAGATACACCTTGTCACGAAAGAGAAGAACAACACCTGCATCATCAAGCACACGTGCAAGAGCCGCGGCCTCTTCTAGAGACTTGGAGACTCCCATGCTTTCACACGTTTCAAGCAACTCTTTGTAAGCAATCACCTCCTTCCCTTGCATCTGGAGCTTCGTCTTCAACTCCTCCACATTCACCAATCGCATCAACCTCTTGGCCTCTGCATATGATATCTCCTTGGAATTCAAGGGCGGAGATTGAGGTTGTAATTGAGATTCCGTTTCCGACGAAAACCGAAGAAAATGAGGCAAGGGAGGTTTGACATTAGTATTGGAAGAACCATATTGAAATGGAAATGGAACTTGATTTAACGGCTTAGTTCTTCCAATTACTGATACACTCTGCTTCAGTACGCTTAAAATCCTCCACATTTCTTCTGGCTACTTCTTGAATGATAATTATTTGATCCACAAATTGAAAACCCAACTCCTGTTGCTAAAATAAATTACAGTTGGACTTTTTCAACAAAGCAAATGCTATTTTCAGAGATGCATAGATGTTTTGCAAAACTCAAGGGTTTTTGGAATTTTCTCCTCTGTCGGGACCACCATCCGACACTCGCTGCACTGGTTGTTATTGCcttcccctagggtttgctcTCAATCTGTGACCatcccctaaaatttcaaattactcATTTATCTCTCTTATAAGTGTTTGATCATTTGGACAGAAAATGTCTGTGTATAAAAATGTTGTTGTGCAATACTAATGATAAATGATGACAACATCAAGTTGGATAGAAATTTATACAATTACAGACGTAATGTCTATTTCAATGAATATATGGGCTacgccttgggtgggaattagtctttCGGCCCTCCAGAGTAGCAATAAAGTTGAGAGGACGTAAAAAAATGTGGCCTAcatttattggaaaaaaaaaaaaaaaaacctaacattAATTCAAGGGAAAAGGCAAACCCGCTATTCTCCGCACACGCATTTTACTTGGGCTTTTCCTTGAAACTACCGACAAACCAGCCCCGTCCGCGTAGCTCTTATTCGGGGCTACTcgttttaaaaaagaataatattatttgtataatatataaataataatatattattatataatcaaataattaaaattttaaaataatataatatttaattatataataatatatattatttattcacaaaattatgtacataattttattgctttaaaaatgttttcatcCTAATTCTATTACTACTTTATATTGTCTTGAAGCCAAAGatgttataaattaaaacaataaaactcttagaaaaagtaatttattattaaattgataaaagaaaTGTGATTACAGTTCATGatgaattgaaaaagaaaacccAATGTCGGTCAAATCAGGACAAAACAAATTAAGGCAATAAAGCATGTCAATATCAATATGATGCTGGGGAAGAAActaatttacaatttgatttacACTTTGtcattccatttttttgaataaaaatctaTTATGGCCAAACACAGAAGAAATTTTTACTCACTGCCTGTGCCTTGCTTTCGAAAGAGTTTTGATCAAacctttgaaaattttccaaaaccaTATCACGTTCATAATTGCCAACACTGGAGGCACTGTCAGCATGCTGTAGAAGCCTAAGGGGAAAATTTCCTTCACCTAATTAATTTcaacaagaaacaaaaattacGAATAAACTAATTATAGGGAGAAAGCACTTCTAAAACATTTTGAGATTGTTTcactacaatttttttttttaataaaacatttgGGTCATGTTCAGGTTCTAAAGGGTTAACCTAAACATGATTCGATTTGCAAACAAGTTAATTCAAACGTTATCCAAATTAGAATTTGTGTTAAAAATACTCAATCTAAACCCTATTTTACCGAAAAAAGGGTTTTAGCATACAATACAAGATAGGTGAAAGTCAAATTTATAAACTAGAGAACTAGactattgatattttttaaaatcaaagacTAGGGAGAAGACTTCGTATACTAAGAATTATAATCAGAATCTTGTATATATTAGTTTATGTTGTCTTAAGTTATTATCCACTCACCTGATCAAAATGGATAGCCATGTGGATGAAAAAATAGATGAATAAAAGAATCCTTGCTACCTGATGGCCACAGTAACTCCATGTCAGTGTCATTTTAACCTTATTAGTTCAATGTGTTAAAATGAAGTGCAGAGTTTACAAAGATCTATAATAAATATCTAATATTGTTGTATTAAAGAATGATGATCCGAAAACAAACTAAGCAGAAGATAGAAATCAGTTTTCAAATGGAAAAATGACAGAATGGCTACGTAAAAAATCATAACccaaagaaaaaagatattaagtttaaaaagtaattacTGTTCCAAGAACATACTTAATAGAAGCCCTTTGAAATACGGAAACCATAGTGATAAGTAAAAGACCGTGGCACCAGCTcagacaaaccaaacaaggagTATACTAGAAAGCTTTTACCACAAGGCAATATCTGGAATCATcgtttattatattgttttaaaaatgcaGCAGTGATCGGGAAAACATCAACCCTACCAGAAACAGAAGATTGGAGGAGATAAAACTAGAAAAGCAACACTATCCACAATTTAAGCATGCATATAATGTTTACCAaaaattatttgacaattttttcaaactaatttgGCTAGTCAAACAACTTTGCTTAAAAGTGGATAAACCAGAACATGTTTCAGTATAGATGAATGGTCATGATTATGTCACCTATAAGGCGAACAGATATCATACACACAGGATACACTACATTACAACCAgcagaaaaaaaatcaagattttAAGTTATGCTAGACAGTACCAACCACCCCAGGAACAATGCCACACCGTTCCAGATGTATATGTTGGAACTTTTCTGACCAGCAACATCCAAATAcctgaataaataattatagttaAACCAATATTGGCAACCAAAAATGAAACATAACAGTAACATTCAAATGTTAACATTACCATCTTAGATTTACAAATGGTGTTGTAATCTCTGAGAAGAGAACCATGAGTATATATATCTGTCCTTGACCACTTACAAGAGCAAGAAAGATTGAAAACATGGATAGCCCATGATGTAGAACCTATTAGAAGAGACAACAACAGGAGAATAGTTAGTAAGTACAAGTGGGCTTCTAAACGACACTTCTGACAGACTTAGTTTAACTTGAAAGGTAAGATTgggaaacaaacaaaatatttcataaaaccCATCTGATGCATTACTTAACTTACTGTCAAAGACTCAGTTTTACTCCAAAACTTCCACATTTGGGACCGTGGACAAAAACCACTCACACTAAAGTAGGGAGTGtggtcaaaaaagaaaaagtagagaaaaaaattgcCATGCACAGCTAAATTGTAAAGAAAAGCCAAAGTGCATCATCCAGAATTGAGaacaatgttaaaaaaaaaaagtataattattaatagCAGGTCTCACATAATGGTTGATGTAATacttaaatttaacaaacattGAGCTTGTGACTTTTGTGTACTTACATATTCCAGACCACCTAAAGCTGGGAAAGTCCAAAGAATCATTGCCAGGTCTGACAGAAAATAGCCAATAGATATCtgtacaaagaaaaaaaataattaagactTTGAAAGATTTACACAAAAACTCCAGAGTAAATGCAAAAAAGATATTACATTCTCACTGAAATTTGTGAGTTTACGACTCAAACCTCAAATTTGGCTCTTTTTAGTGTCCTCGTGATAAAAGGGGAGCTTGAAATGAGCTATAAATTCATGCAAATCAGGCTTGAACCATAGAGGATACACCAAATATTTATTACTTGCAGTGAGGGTGAATGTTTGGGGTTTAACCTAAAGCCAATAAGAGGGTCATGCAGAACCAAGAAGTCTAATCTTTATAATCTTAGgacatatataattagatattactaaGTTGGcttcataattttagttttatcatcttaaaagattatatgaataaaaaataacaataataattcaaCCTTGGTCTTgatctctcttctttttctccctttctctctattctgtttcatatttataatattctctctttttcttttcctaattCTTTTTCCGTTCATTTCTCTCTTCTGACTTCTACCCTCTGctcttttatcttttatatctTTATTCCTCTATTCTATGTCTCTCTAATACCCCTATTCctgtttcttttctcttctaatTGTGGACCTCCCTTCTATTCCTTGTCAGCAGGGAGAGTAGCTTCCCTTGTAGAACATGATAtactcttgcaaaatttttaacAGGAAAATAATCGAATATTTTGAAGCTATTTACTTCTCTAATGTTTCATACCATCATGTATGGAAAATTTAAGTACCCCAATGGTTGAGGCCATACTTCTTTGACATACCTATAACCAGGCAAAAGTGCTTTTCCAATGAGCACTCCAAAATCCACATAAAAGTAAAGTACCACCATGATAAAGATTATAACATCACAACAAAGGAGGCTTGGCACATCATTGAGTTAGCTCAGAAAATGAGGCAAAAACATCCTTCAAAACCAGTTTTATGCTTATGCAGCATTTGACATAATCCACTATCAACTTCCAAACACAAATTTCATCATCTAAACTTAAATTTCGTTTAAGCAAGTCCAACATAGATGAAGACTTCTCGACAGAGGAAATGAAAAAGACTATGACATTTGTGAAATATGCAAGCACAGGAAACAATTCAGAACCTAGTCTTCGCAAAAAAACACATAAAGTATTTTGTGTTCACAAACCAAACTTTTAAAACAAGAAAGCTGAAGTGTATATTTTGTTTGCTACAAACTCTAAAGCTAATAACAAAGAAACCTGTTATGCACATGAAATGTGTAGCACAAGAGATGCCTTTATAACCAAAGTTCGTAAAACAAATTAACATTATCTATAAATAGTAAGCATGGTTTAGACTTACCCCAAGTACTGTTTCTGAAACAGCAGACGTTCGATTGATGATTAACTCATCACTATAACCTTCACTGAAAAGATCAGACAACAATACCAAGTAAAGAGAAGCAAATGCTACCATAACAGCATGAAATGTTGAAAAGCCTCTGTACAAACGAAAGACAACAATATTTgtttagatatttctttatatcgacaaagaaaaatttaaagcataaacaagaatgaaaaaaaatgaatttcacCTGTTATTCCACTCAATTTTTTTTGCAATGCTGAGATTCCCATATCCCTTGAAGCACATTAGGCTAACCATTCCAGTTAACTTATAAACCTTCAAGAACAAAATTGAACAGTTATTACAAAACATCAAACTCTCAAAGCAAACAATGCAAAGATTCAAACATAAACTTCCACATACTGAAGCTTGCTAAACAGAAATTAGTTTCTTCAAACCAACACAATTTCTGTTTAACAGTTACTACAAATTGTAAAACTCCCTAGCAAACAAtgcaaaaattcaaaaagaaaattacataaaCTGGAGCTTTTACAGCAGGAATTCAATCACTaccaaattatacaaattcTTTCCCTTTGAAATAATCTAACAATTGCAAGTAAAAATAGAACGTaagtaatattttgaaaaatataaaaagattgtTGCTAGTCTTACAGTTTCGCAGATAATGATGCCACAAAACACAGACGAAAGCCACCAAAATTGGACAGACACGACAAATGTAAAATTCTTCAGCAAACAATGCAAAGATTCGAACATAAAATTTCACGTATAAAGCTTGTTGAACAGAAATTTTCAGATGCTGTTTCTTCACGAAAATTAAGCAGCCATTACCAGTAATTAtctccaaaaaaaaacaaatttttgtcAATTGAAACAATCTTATAATCTAGAACTACCAATAGAacgtaattatttatttaaaaaataaagaatgcTGTTAGTATTACAGTTTTGCAGATAATGATGCCGCAAAACACAGAAGAAAGCCACAAGAATTGTTTGGGACGACTGATGGTAAAACTGGAAGCCATTGTTGGACTTGGAAGTGgtgaattttaaaattcaaaaataatattgcaATATAAATCActgaataaaaataaaggaattttTTGCGGAATGGAattcgatttttttttaattttttggccaaaggacatGCTCCCCTCCAAagtttagtttttcttttaaatttttactcattaattttaaaaatcttatacatccatttatctattaatttttaaagttattatcaaaactaaaatcattatttaacaaaaatatttaaaaaaattaaaaatttactcttaagtttaaaaatctaataatttttctaactaaagtttgaaaagtaacaaatttttttttagggttttgatctTTCTCTCTCCAGTGAACTATGACTTCCCAACTATCAACGTTCTCCCTCTCAATCTCTTTGTTGTGGTCTTCAAGCAACATCATATGTTTTCATTAGATGGTTCATCTCTATGGAGTTTTCGTCCACCTATAAAGACGAAGAcacactttaattttttttacttcgTTAGTTTCACATTATGCACTAGTGTTTCTTCATCGTCAGCCTTTGTCAATGGTGGCAAAGGGAGAAGAAGGGATGAAAGTAGTCTACACGAGGTTCGATTATCAGAGAAGgaagaataaaattgaaatcttaagagagaaaatataattttttaaagtttaatttaagaaaattattaattttttaaacttagagagaaaataaataatattttattatttttaatatattattaaataaataataattttatttttaaagtttaattagttttattaattttcattacttaatgaatattaaaatttttaaaattagtagaTAAAAACTTGATAAAACACTAAAgtatgggtgggaaaaagtcctttGCCTTCCATTTTTGTAATAGAATGATGAAAGGACACGAtggttggattttttttttttgaggttttcaaattacaaaataatgaatCCACGTCATCTTCTTTCTCCATTCGGACAAATTATGATGATTGTACGTAGGTTTCATGGGTGGACCCGTGAACTCTTCTGTTGAAATTACTTTGTACACCTTTGTTTTTGTCTAAATTACATGTTACCCTGACTTTATGACGAAAAGAGATTTCCCCAACTAGCTTCATTTAATATCCGTGAGCACTGCACCGATTTTAGAGTTGAGGATTTTGTAAGATGATTCACGGGGAATTAAAAACGAGGAAGATGGGGGAGTTGACTTACTTATTTGAAGTTTCAACTATAAATTAAGCAACTCAAAGAGGACATCTTGTTCAACCAATGGAAGGATGTCAAATATCCTCTCAAATGGTTTATTATAAGtgttgcaaaaaaaaaaatccatcccATCACTCAAATTGTTAAACCGATGGAGGAGGTAAATGTATCAacactaaaatatataaaatcataatacttgttaattatattaaactacAGGTttatcgataaaattatatatatatatatatatatatatatatatatatatatatataatatttcaatataattttaaaaaattgtatttaaatattgtaaaaataattttaagatatattaagGGGATTTCAACC
Above is a genomic segment from Mangifera indica cultivar Alphonso chromosome 3, CATAS_Mindica_2.1, whole genome shotgun sequence containing:
- the LOC123210789 gene encoding calcium uniporter protein 6, mitochondrial-like produces the protein MWRILSVLKQSVSVIGRTKPLNQVPFPFQYGSSNTNVKPPLPHFLRFSSETESQLQPQSPPLNSKEISYAEAKRLMRLVNVEELKTKLQMQGKEVIAYKELLETCESMGVSKSLEEAAALARVLDDAGVVLLFRDKVYLHPDKVVDLVRRAVPLALIPEDDPMRNELKMLLQKKEEIDMLAHRQVRRILWCGLGFSILLIGLFFRLTFWEFSWDVMEPIAFFSTTAGIILGYAYFLFTARDPTYQDLMKRLFLSRQRRLLKRRNFDINKFKELQLKCKTPHDVCTSLKNRTGLEMDLEDALHRD
- the LOC123210798 gene encoding TLC domain-containing protein 4 isoform X3, with the protein product MFESLHCLLKNFTFVVSVQFWWLSSVFCGIIICETVYKLTGMVSLMCFKGYGNLSIAKKIEWNNSEGYSDELIINRTSAVSETVLGISIGYFLSDLAMILWTFPALGGLEYVLHHGLSMFSIFLALVSGQGQIYILMVLFSEITTPFVNLRWYLDVAGQKSSNIYIWNGVALFLGWLVARILLFIYFFIHMAIHFDQVKEIFPLGFYSMLTVPPVLAIMNVIWFWKIFKGLIKTLSKARHRQ
- the LOC123210798 gene encoding TLC domain-containing protein 4 isoform X1; protein product: MFESLHCLLKNFTFVVSVQFWWLSSVFCGIIICETVYKLTGMVSLMCFKGYGNLSIAKKIEWNNRGFSTFHAVMVAFASLYLVLLSDLFSEGYSDELIINRTSAVSETVLGISIGYFLSDLAMILWTFPALGGLEYVLHHGLSMFSIFLALVSGQGQIYILMVLFSEITTPFVNLRWYLDVAGQKSSNIYIWNGVALFLGWLVARILLFIYFFIHMAIHFDQVKEIFPLGFYSMLTVPPVLAIMNVIWFWKIFKGLIKTLSKARHRQ
- the LOC123210798 gene encoding TLC domain-containing protein 4 isoform X4, yielding MASSFTISRPKQFLWLSSVFCGIIICKTVYKLTGMVSLMCFKGYGNLSIAKKIEWNNSEGYSDELIINRTSAVSETVLGISIGYFLSDLAMILWTFPALGGLEYVLHHGLSMFSIFLALVSGQGQIYILMVLFSEITTPFVNLRWYLDVAGQKSSNIYIWNGVALFLGWLVARILLFIYFFIHMAIHFDQVKEIFPLGFYSMLTVPPVLAIMNVIWFWKIFKGLIKTLSKARHRQ
- the LOC123210798 gene encoding TLC domain-containing protein 4 isoform X2, translated to MASSFTISRPKQFLWLSSVFCGIIICKTVYKLTGMVSLMCFKGYGNLSIAKKIEWNNRGFSTFHAVMVAFASLYLVLLSDLFSEGYSDELIINRTSAVSETVLGISIGYFLSDLAMILWTFPALGGLEYVLHHGLSMFSIFLALVSGQGQIYILMVLFSEITTPFVNLRWYLDVAGQKSSNIYIWNGVALFLGWLVARILLFIYFFIHMAIHFDQVKEIFPLGFYSMLTVPPVLAIMNVIWFWKIFKGLIKTLSKARHRQ